In Betta splendens chromosome 22, fBetSpl5.4, whole genome shotgun sequence, the following proteins share a genomic window:
- the LOC114848615 gene encoding phospholipase B1, membrane-associated-like, which yields MKPLRKAQKPTLGCHLQKTFCSCLVQPAEDSPELKELIKVNHKYQRRLKVLLLTELFFKNDFAVVLQPYLEKAGPPRLPDGKFDSSFFTADCFHSTVKGHEELAKGLWNNMAKSENNKEVTFSKHSRT from the exons ATGAAGCCTCtcagaaaagctcaaaaaccgACTCTGGGCTGTCACCTTCAAAA GACGTTCTGCTCCTGTCTGGTTCAACCTGCTGAAGACTCCccagagctgaaggagctgattAAGGTTAACCACAAATACCAG AGGAGATTAAAGGTGCTACTGCTCACTGAGCTCTTCTTCAAAAATGACTTTGCTGTTGTTCTGCAACCTTATTTAGAGAAGGCCGGACCCCCGAGACTTCCA GATGGAAAATTTGACTCGAGCTTCTTCACAGCAGATTGTTTTCACTCTACTGTGAAAGGACACGAGGAACTGGCAAAGGGCCTGTGGAACAACATGGCAaaaagtgaaaataataaagaagttacattttcaaaacacagcagaacGTAA
- the LOC114848911 gene encoding dr1-associated corepressor — MPGQKRRYSVRFPPSRIKKIMQKDREVGRIAIAVPVIISRALEMFLKSLLTKTCAITQSKLSTVMSLAHMQQCIESEKLFHFLKELVERAMSAPAGQKDSRGLSMWPLYRTKRPNDLSAKKPTDVGEMAPRRSLDSLDRDSSSSESELYICL; from the exons ATGCCCGGGCAGAAGAGAAGATACAGTGTTCGCTTCCCTCCG AGTCGCATCAAAAAGATCATGCAGAAGGACAGAGAGGTGGGGAGGATTGCGATTGCGGTTCCTGTGATCATCT CTCGAGCCTTAGAGATGTTCCTGAAGTCTCTATTGACCAAAACCTGTGCGATAACCCAGTCCAAGCTCAGCACTGTTATGTCTTTGGCTCACAT GCAGCAGTGCATTGAGTCGGAGAAGCTCTTCCACTTCTTGAAAGAACTGGTGGAACGAGCTATGTCTGCTCCTGCAGGCCAGAAGGACAGCAGAGGCCTGAGTATGTGGCCATTGTACAG AACCAAACGACCAAATGACCTTTCTGCCAAGAAACCGACTGATGTGGGAGAAATGGCGCCGCGAAGGAGCCTAGACTCGCTCGACAGggactccagctccagc GAATCTGAGCTCTATATCTGCTTATGA
- the ahsa1b gene encoding activator of 90 kDa heat shock protein ATPase homolog 1b isoform X2 — MAKWGEGDPRWIVEERADATNVNNWHWTERDATNWSSDKLKSLLLGLSVENEEGKCEVTEVSKMEGEASINNRKGKLIFFYEWNLKATWTGTSKSGVKYSGSIEVPNLSDENTMDDLDISISLNKDEPDTPLTKLMKTKGAVKIREALGSYVDFLKTEFTQGMILPTANGVAKSQSTSQSKASQEKTLISSSSSTVAPVNTSNTGVKIPTCKFSLRETFLTSPAELYRVFLNQEMVQAFTHGAATVDGERGGKFRLLEGNVFGEFTDLVPDEKIVMKWRYNNWPCEHYATITLNFLDRSSETELEVACRGVPNSEEEQTKEGWKRYYFEAIKQTFGYGARLF, encoded by the exons ATGGCGAAGTGGGGAGAAGGTGACCCTCGCTGGATTGTAGAGGAGAGAGCTGACGCGACTAATGTCAACAACTGGCACTG GACTGAAAGAGATGCAACAAACTGGTCGTCAGACAAATTAAAATCCCTGCTCCTTGGCTTGAGCGTGGAGAATGAAGAAGGGAAGTGTGAGGTGACAGAAGTCAGCAAGATGGAAGGAGAGGCCTCCATTAACAACCGCAAAGGGAAACTTATTTTCTTTTATGAGTGGAACCTGAAAGCCACTTGGACTG GAACATCCAAATCTGGAGTCAAATATAGCGGATCGATAGAAGTTCCGAACCTGTCGGATGAGAACACCATGGATGATCTGGAC ATTTCTATATCGCTGAACAAAGATGAACCTGACACGCCACTGACAAagctgatgaaaacaaaaggagCAGTGAAGATTCGCGAGGCATTGGGGAGCTACGTCGACTTCTTAAAAACAG agTTCACACAAGGAATGATCCTGCCGACCGCTAACGGTGTGGCCAAGTCCCAGTCCACGTCACAGTCAAAAGCCAGCCAGGAAAAAACTTTG ATTTCCTCCTCAAGCAGCACAGTTGCTCCGGTCAATACCAGCAACACAGGAGTCAAGATCCCCACCTGTAAATTCAGCCTCAGAGAAACCTTCCTCACCTCACCGGCCGAGCTCTATAGAGTTTTCCTCAACCAGGAG ATGGTTCAGGCCTTCACACATGGTGCAGCCACAGTGgatggagagcgaggaggaaagTTTCGTCTGTTAGAAGGGAATGTTTTTGGTGAATTCACAGACCTG GTTCCTGATGAGAAAATAGTCATGAAGTGGCGGTATAACAACTGGCCGTGTG AGCACTACGCCACAATCACGTTGAACTTCTTGGACCGTAGCAGTgagacggagctggaggtggCGTGTCGAGGTGTCCCGaacagtgaggaggagcagacgaAGGAAGGCTGGAAGAGATACTACTTCGAAGCTATCAAACAGACTTTTGGCTACGGAGCGCGGCTCTTCTAA
- the ahsa1b gene encoding activator of 90 kDa heat shock protein ATPase homolog 1b isoform X1: MRRRLTSSTMTSSNTPLHSADTPIPHCRTERDATNWSSDKLKSLLLGLSVENEEGKCEVTEVSKMEGEASINNRKGKLIFFYEWNLKATWTGTSKSGVKYSGSIEVPNLSDENTMDDLDISISLNKDEPDTPLTKLMKTKGAVKIREALGSYVDFLKTEFTQGMILPTANGVAKSQSTSQSKASQEKTLISSSSSTVAPVNTSNTGVKIPTCKFSLRETFLTSPAELYRVFLNQEMVQAFTHGAATVDGERGGKFRLLEGNVFGEFTDLVPDEKIVMKWRYNNWPCEHYATITLNFLDRSSETELEVACRGVPNSEEEQTKEGWKRYYFEAIKQTFGYGARLF, from the exons GACTGAAAGAGATGCAACAAACTGGTCGTCAGACAAATTAAAATCCCTGCTCCTTGGCTTGAGCGTGGAGAATGAAGAAGGGAAGTGTGAGGTGACAGAAGTCAGCAAGATGGAAGGAGAGGCCTCCATTAACAACCGCAAAGGGAAACTTATTTTCTTTTATGAGTGGAACCTGAAAGCCACTTGGACTG GAACATCCAAATCTGGAGTCAAATATAGCGGATCGATAGAAGTTCCGAACCTGTCGGATGAGAACACCATGGATGATCTGGAC ATTTCTATATCGCTGAACAAAGATGAACCTGACACGCCACTGACAAagctgatgaaaacaaaaggagCAGTGAAGATTCGCGAGGCATTGGGGAGCTACGTCGACTTCTTAAAAACAG agTTCACACAAGGAATGATCCTGCCGACCGCTAACGGTGTGGCCAAGTCCCAGTCCACGTCACAGTCAAAAGCCAGCCAGGAAAAAACTTTG ATTTCCTCCTCAAGCAGCACAGTTGCTCCGGTCAATACCAGCAACACAGGAGTCAAGATCCCCACCTGTAAATTCAGCCTCAGAGAAACCTTCCTCACCTCACCGGCCGAGCTCTATAGAGTTTTCCTCAACCAGGAG ATGGTTCAGGCCTTCACACATGGTGCAGCCACAGTGgatggagagcgaggaggaaagTTTCGTCTGTTAGAAGGGAATGTTTTTGGTGAATTCACAGACCTG GTTCCTGATGAGAAAATAGTCATGAAGTGGCGGTATAACAACTGGCCGTGTG AGCACTACGCCACAATCACGTTGAACTTCTTGGACCGTAGCAGTgagacggagctggaggtggCGTGTCGAGGTGTCCCGaacagtgaggaggagcagacgaAGGAAGGCTGGAAGAGATACTACTTCGAAGCTATCAAACAGACTTTTGGCTACGGAGCGCGGCTCTTCTAA
- the cdca4 gene encoding cell division cycle-associated protein 4 isoform X1 produces the protein MCVFVSVINLFSGLQWESDCSVSSSPPQRDNMFPKGTKRKFSDSGEEPVSSGEQSQAATSAAARTLSSSYSLQRQSLLDMSLIKLQLCHMLVEPNLCRSVLITNTVRQIQEEMTQDGTWQIMTQALAAAQCPGDRLVATEVLCRQSDAAGQAGQNPKPFSVVGLEEGYHSEEVVMEGDVETEVTMSTLSPVSPQLSSASYLAGPFGMGPCWEEEEEEDGECEEDEEDSEECVSEGEEGDRDHLSADSRIREQVFGTFEIKHPAPPPDPALEELFSDVDPSYYDLDTVLTGMQSAPKMGPYDLLESLSSHGPTALSSSSSCRSDLNELDHIMEIIVGS, from the coding sequence atgtgtgtgtttgtcagtgtgatcAATTTGTTTTCGGGTTTGCAATGGGAGTCTGACTGTTCTGTCTCTTCATCACCACCACAGAGAGACAACATGTTCCCGAAGGGCACCAAGCGCAAGTTCTCAGACTCTGGGGAGGAGCCAGTCTCCAGTGGTGAGCAGAGCCAGGCAGCTACTTCCGCAGCAGCTCGGACGCTCTCCTCCTCATACAGCCTGCAGCGGCAGTCACTGCTTGACATGTCGCTGatcaagctgcagctctgccacatGCTAGTGGAGCCCAACCTGTGCCGCTCGGTACTCATCACTAACACAGTGCGACAGATCCAGGAGGAGATGACCCAGGACGGTACCTGGCAGATAATGACTCAGGCCCTGGCAGCCGCCCAGTGTCCTGGAGATCGCCTGGTGGCCACTGAGGTACTGTGTCGGCAGTCAGACGCAGCAGGTCAGGCCGGTCAGAACCCAAAGCCCTTCTCAGTGGTTGGTCTGGAGGAAGGCTACCACTCTGAGGAGGTGGTGATGGAGGGAGACGTAGAGACAGAGGTCACCATGTCTACTCTGTCGCCTGTCTCCCCTCAGCTGTCCTCTGCTTCTTACCTGGCGGGTCCCTTCGGCATGGGGCcctgctgggaggaggaggaggaggaagacggtgagtgtgaagaggatgaagaggacagtgaagagtgtgtgtccgaaggggaggagggagacaggGACCACCTCAGTGCAGACTCCAGAATAAGGGAGCAGGTTTTTGGAACATTTGAAATCAAGCACCCGGCGCCACCCCCTGACCCAGCGCTCGAGGAACTGTTTTCAGATGTAGACCCGTCCTACTATGACCTTGACACGGTGCTGACAGGCATGCAGAGTGCCCCGAAGATGGGGCCTTACGATCTGCTGGAGAGCCTTTCCTCTCACGGGCCGACGGCcttgagctccagctccagttgcaGGTCAGACCTGAACGAACTGGACCACATCATGGAGATTATAGTGGGATCCTGA
- the cdca4 gene encoding cell division cycle-associated protein 4 isoform X2, with product MFPKGTKRKFSDSGEEPVSSGEQSQAATSAAARTLSSSYSLQRQSLLDMSLIKLQLCHMLVEPNLCRSVLITNTVRQIQEEMTQDGTWQIMTQALAAAQCPGDRLVATEVLCRQSDAAGQAGQNPKPFSVVGLEEGYHSEEVVMEGDVETEVTMSTLSPVSPQLSSASYLAGPFGMGPCWEEEEEEDGECEEDEEDSEECVSEGEEGDRDHLSADSRIREQVFGTFEIKHPAPPPDPALEELFSDVDPSYYDLDTVLTGMQSAPKMGPYDLLESLSSHGPTALSSSSSCRSDLNELDHIMEIIVGS from the coding sequence ATGTTCCCGAAGGGCACCAAGCGCAAGTTCTCAGACTCTGGGGAGGAGCCAGTCTCCAGTGGTGAGCAGAGCCAGGCAGCTACTTCCGCAGCAGCTCGGACGCTCTCCTCCTCATACAGCCTGCAGCGGCAGTCACTGCTTGACATGTCGCTGatcaagctgcagctctgccacatGCTAGTGGAGCCCAACCTGTGCCGCTCGGTACTCATCACTAACACAGTGCGACAGATCCAGGAGGAGATGACCCAGGACGGTACCTGGCAGATAATGACTCAGGCCCTGGCAGCCGCCCAGTGTCCTGGAGATCGCCTGGTGGCCACTGAGGTACTGTGTCGGCAGTCAGACGCAGCAGGTCAGGCCGGTCAGAACCCAAAGCCCTTCTCAGTGGTTGGTCTGGAGGAAGGCTACCACTCTGAGGAGGTGGTGATGGAGGGAGACGTAGAGACAGAGGTCACCATGTCTACTCTGTCGCCTGTCTCCCCTCAGCTGTCCTCTGCTTCTTACCTGGCGGGTCCCTTCGGCATGGGGCcctgctgggaggaggaggaggaggaagacggtgagtgtgaagaggatgaagaggacagtgaagagtgtgtgtccgaaggggaggagggagacaggGACCACCTCAGTGCAGACTCCAGAATAAGGGAGCAGGTTTTTGGAACATTTGAAATCAAGCACCCGGCGCCACCCCCTGACCCAGCGCTCGAGGAACTGTTTTCAGATGTAGACCCGTCCTACTATGACCTTGACACGGTGCTGACAGGCATGCAGAGTGCCCCGAAGATGGGGCCTTACGATCTGCTGGAGAGCCTTTCCTCTCACGGGCCGACGGCcttgagctccagctccagttgcaGGTCAGACCTGAACGAACTGGACCACATCATGGAGATTATAGTGGGATCCTGA